Part of the Burkholderia humptydooensis genome, AACGGTGCGTCATACAGCGATTCTTCCGTTACTTACTGTTGATAGACGAGGTCTGCGCGGCGGTTCTGCGCCCACGACGCTTCGTCGTGGCCAAGCGCGACCGGCTTCTCCTTGCCGAGGCTCACGGCTTCCATCTGCGCATCTCCGACGCCGAGCAGCGACAGCGCGCGACGTACCGCTTCCGCACGCTTCTGGCCGAGCGCGAGGTTGTACTCGCTCGTGCCGCGCTCGTCGGTGTTGCCCTGGATCAGGATGTGGCGCTGCGGATGGCTCTTCAGGTATTGCGCGTGTTGCTGCAGCAGTGACTGATACTGGTCCTGCACCGAGTAGCTGTCGAAATCGAAGTACACGCTGCGCTTCGCGAGCGGGCTGTTCGGATCGTTCAGCGGATCGACGGTCACTTGCGCGACGTTTTCGGGATTCGGTTGCGTGCTGACCGCGCCGCCCTGGTTCGCGTGCTCGTCGAGCTTCACGCCCGACTTACATGCGGCGAGCGCGCCGATCA contains:
- the pal gene encoding peptidoglycan-associated lipoprotein Pal, whose product is MMSKKLRLAFAMLMIGALAACKSGVKLDEHANQGGAVSTQPNPENVAQVTVDPLNDPNSPLAKRSVYFDFDSYSVQDQYQSLLQQHAQYLKSHPQRHILIQGNTDERGTSEYNLALGQKRAEAVRRALSLLGVGDAQMEAVSLGKEKPVALGHDEASWAQNRRADLVYQQ